A region of the Mangifera indica cultivar Alphonso chromosome 10, CATAS_Mindica_2.1, whole genome shotgun sequence genome:
GGAGAAAGCTTTAAGAGTATACTGTGCCGTTCTGAGGCTGGTTCGTCGTTTGCCAAAAGACACGAGACCTTACTATGCTAAATACGCCCGCGAAAACTTCGTCAACTACCGAGAAGTTGACGCCACGACCCAAATGCCCTTGATGAGCTCTTCCAAAGAGCTTACAATCACTCCGTCTGGGTCCTCCAAAAGGTACACACTTTTTGTACATAATCGTCTTTGTTCGTATGTATAACTTTACATGCGTTTGTTTAGATTTTCCTgatgacattttttttctttctgtaaATGCAGTACTCGGTTGATGAATCAGCGGCAACAAAGCTGAAGGAAATTTGTTTGAGTTGATGTATGCGAGGTGTTTGTTGTTATGGGTAAACGAGTTGTTTtagaaaatgttatattttatacatttttttattggcgttttatgattaatgttttgaatgagtttatataaatgatggTGAGACAGCCATCATGATGTATCAGAATTtacagaaatttttttatttttccagctttctttctttcagtcccttttttttttgttgttgttgtttctgATATTGCGTATTGCCATGACATTCTTGCAATCCTTAGGCATGCCTGTCTCTCTTTTCAGAACAAATAGGCAATTAAACTTTTCTTAGATGGGATTCACAGTGACAACAATTAACAATAGTAGAGCTTTTAAGGGTTGAATGGGAACACTTGGAGATGTATTGGGCTGTCTTTTAGTTAGGGATGGATTTGAGCTAAGGCGAACCCAAACTCAatctcggctcgaatccagagTAGCCAACTAGAGCTTGAGGTCGCTCACTTGAGGAGTGCCTAATAAGCATTAACTCtagagaagaaataaaaaattgttggagaacaagaaaaagaatcgCCAGCAAAGCAAGCTTTGGCATTGATTTCAAcgcgagccaagctcgagctcgacgaGCTGAAATTACCAACgtgagccaagcttgagctcgacgAGCTGAAATTACTTCAACTTTGATTGAATCCACCCTATTTTCAAGGTAGGGTCACATTCAGATAGTACAACTTAAATTGCTGATATGTTTTTTGTAAACAGGAGCATTTTAGGGGAGTTTAGGTCATTAGACTTTGCAATTTGGCTTGCAAAATTAACTGCCTTAGTCATAAATTAGATTATAGGTTGGTAGCAGTTTGAGCCTGGATGATGCTTGCTAGAATAGAAGCATTGATGTACACTAATTCAGGAGGCTTCATAATACAGGATTGCTATATGTGATGTTGATCTAAATTCAATTCTAATAGTGTCATGAACATAACTCATCCGTGGAAGGGTTTTGCTGAGCTATATTCTGATCATGACTGAAGTCATTGTATGCTTGTTGGAtggttcattttttaaatttcattatgttTCTTTTACCGTGTTTGAAGTTTGAACTAACGTGCTGCTTGTTTCTTTGTCTGTATATCATatgtgaaagagaaaaatgttgcGGTTCCGGTTTAAGGCATTAATGAGATTTAAATGTGAATTTCCATAAGAATTTCAAGCtagttttctctctcttcttctacttttttttcTGCTAGTCAGTGCCTCGAACAGGATTGATTGcaatgaattttttctttttttcctctgCATTAAAAGCAAGGGTTCAGTGAATTTTGACCGTGAGAATGTTGCAAGTTCTGTCTGGTTCAACGCTTTTGCAGGTGGTTAGGCAAATTCTGGAATTTGgagaatgaaattttttatcttttgtgaCACTTGGCTGGtatacaaaaatatgtattatattaagtTATATAGATTGGCGTCGTTCTGAGTTTGTTTACAATATGTCTCCAGTGGCAATACTGTAAATAATTGAAGAATGAGAGGGCTATAGTTAAGAACATCGGGGATGGCGAAGGAGAGACAACGACCAACGAGGTGTCGGAATGCGCGACAATATATCCGATGCAAATGCAATTTCTGGTTGTTGAACCAAATGTCTCAAACAAAACACGTTTCTTAAACCactttatttttcttacttGGTTTGTCCACGTGCCTTCTATTTTCTACTATTAAACTTGCATTTGCGTTCCTTGCCCACATAACTGAATCCTCTTGGAAACTACAAGTCATGGGATGCTGTTAATTTATTTCGTTTCTTTCGAAATCTTAGTTTTTATTCTTCTGATGTTAAAATGGACCCAAAATTTAGCAGTTCAGTTCACGGGTGTGAGATGGGATCAGTATCAGCATTGAGTCTATTCACCATTAGCTGGCAGACTGATGGATAAGATCATGAAGCTTAAGCTTGGTTTGAGTACGAGTTTGGTTGGATAGGTTCCCCTGAtattcaagctcaagcttgaattcGATGGGCTCAGACATTGTGGCTTGATCATGAGAGTGAAATcaagaatttgagtttaattcgaaaagttaaaattaaatttattaacttaaacatttattaattatccattatattcaaagttaaagtttataatttaggGTTGTGACATAAGATTTTAGTTTAGAATTGTAATGATCGATGTGATTGTTGATGTTATCggtgataattaattaattaattatatattttttattattttattatttaaaattaatattaattaggggtaaatatataatataattttgagataatgtgttatttagtttaaagatttttctttttttaataatttttttccgagtgagaaaatgacttttttataCGTTTTTCGTCAAATCTTGTGACCTGTCATAGGTTgatcaacaaataaaaaatttaaaaattatatactataacGGACTTGCTAGTGAAACACACGAACCAATCAACTAAAAGTCTATGTGGGCACGGAATGCAGACGGGGTGGCATGGCCCATAAGACTTTGGTCCCTCACTGCTCAATCGGGCTCACAGGCATGTCTACTTGGGTGGGTAATTGTCATTCGGCCTAAAATCTTTCAGGAAGTTGATGATAAAGGTGGCTGAGTAGTAGTACTCAGTGAGTCGGTGGTGGTAACTCAAGGAAAAAACCGGTTATAAGGACGCAACAATGCTTTGGAGATCGAAGCCACGGTTTTCTCGGGCGATGTGGGTTTGACTGAAATTAGCCGAAAACCAAAGCCTAAACCTTGAAAAAATCGTACTTCCTCTCCTGTAACGGCTGCTGCTCTTATCTCATAACAGCACACATGTACTGTCTTCACAACTCCTCCCCTTATCTCATAACAACGCACAAGTACTCTATTCGCACCTCCTCTcacttctctctcttctttctttcttcgcTGTCTGGCACACtcaatttcttaattaaaaccTAATAAACTTCATACTCTTTCTTAACTTAGCTTAGCTAGCTTAGCTTGTTTTCATCTGGGTTTGTTCTTCAATGGCCGATAATGGCGGATTTGACGGGGACCAAGGCACCACTACCAGTTTCTCTCAATTGTTATTCTCTgacgatgtcgttttgggtcCTGATATCGACCACACTTTAATCAACTATTCTTATTCTTCGTCTTATTTGCCTTCTTCTGCTCATGAAAAGGCTCCCAAAATGCTTTGTTTTGGTAACTATGGAGAAAATGATCATAGCGAAATATTTATGTATGGTGGTGAGAGTATCATGAC
Encoded here:
- the LOC123228013 gene encoding LOW QUALITY PROTEIN: LYR motif-containing protein At3g19508 (The sequence of the model RefSeq protein was modified relative to this genomic sequence to represent the inferred CDS: deleted 2 bases in 1 codon) → MEKALRVYCAVLRLVRRLPKDTRPYYAKYARENFVNYREVDHDPNALDELFQRAYNHSVWVLQKYSVDESAATKLKEICLS